The Streptomyces europaeiscabiei genome window below encodes:
- a CDS encoding ABC transporter permease: MFPIILRRLALSIPLLVVVSAITSLLESFVPGDPARTVLGINATKEQYDALRAALHLDKPFVEQYWLYLRDILHGDFGSSLFSGESVLGTIGQRLPVTLTLVIGATVLSTLVGVLLGVYSATRGRFSRRLIDVVSLLGSALPNFWLALMLVSLFAVKFPIFPATGYTPFAESPGQWAASLILPVIALSIGGVALISKITRDAMLSTLNLDYIRTLRASGVRPVSIVWKHALRSCGLPVATAIALTMIAYIPGTILVENIFTLPGLGTTVVDATNQHDLPVVQGVAITFTMLVILINLLVDVLYTLLNPKVRVA; the protein is encoded by the coding sequence ATGTTTCCCATCATTCTGCGCAGGCTGGCGCTGTCCATCCCGCTCCTGGTGGTCGTCTCGGCGATCACCTCGCTTCTGGAGTCGTTCGTGCCGGGTGACCCGGCACGGACGGTCCTGGGTATCAACGCGACGAAGGAGCAGTACGACGCGCTGAGGGCCGCGCTCCATCTGGACAAGCCGTTCGTCGAGCAGTACTGGCTGTACCTGCGCGACATCCTGCATGGCGACTTCGGCAGCTCGCTGTTCAGCGGCGAGTCCGTGCTGGGGACGATCGGGCAACGCCTGCCGGTCACACTGACCCTGGTCATCGGGGCCACCGTCCTGTCGACCCTGGTCGGCGTCCTGCTCGGGGTGTACAGCGCTACGCGCGGCCGGTTCAGCCGCCGGCTGATCGACGTGGTGTCCCTGCTGGGCAGCGCCCTGCCCAACTTCTGGCTCGCGCTGATGCTCGTATCCCTGTTCGCCGTCAAGTTCCCGATCTTCCCGGCCACCGGGTACACCCCGTTCGCCGAGTCGCCGGGTCAATGGGCGGCCAGCCTCATCCTGCCCGTGATCGCTCTCTCGATCGGGGGTGTCGCCCTGATCTCCAAGATCACCCGCGACGCGATGCTGTCCACCCTGAACCTCGACTACATCAGAACGCTGCGAGCCTCCGGCGTCCGGCCCGTATCCATCGTCTGGAAACACGCCCTGCGCAGTTGCGGGCTGCCGGTGGCGACCGCGATCGCCCTCACGATGATCGCGTACATCCCCGGCACGATCCTCGTCGAGAACATCTTCACCCTGCCCGGGCTCGGGACGACGGTCGTGGACGCCACCAACCAGCACGATCTGCCGGTCGTGCAGGGTGTCGCCATCACCTTCACGATGCTGGTGATCCTGATCAACCTTCTCGTCGACGTTCTCTACACCCTCCTGAACCCGAAGGTGCGTGTGGCATGA
- a CDS encoding ABC transporter substrate-binding protein yields MKRRTVLHSSIGVVTALALAACSAGNSNTGDNGSAGPADLTIALNSAPNSLDPAQAAVGPGLNYTDPAYATLLSRKADGTLAAGLADKWGYVGSGNTKFRLSLRKGAKFADGTPITADDVVNSIKYFQKGSGPAGSYFRPLTFSTPDNSTLVASSPTPYPDMGALFTPEFLGGAIISPAGLKNPKKLASTTFGAGPYVLSAQQSVSGDHYVYLPNKNFYDQSAIHFKKITVRVMPNVNSQAQALKSGQIDVMYGTPDVAPTVADVSSLTTIKSPTTWAGLFLLDREGTVVKGLRDERVRQALNFAIDRAAITKAVYGDYGKPLSQPAMPGYDGYSPASADAYPYDPAKAKQLLKAAGYKNGLTIPVNYGSFDPSTTKMLQAVQDQLAKVGVTLKLKAAANFGGWVNDLLSKKYAATVLTPGQGGGANFYAQQAGFAKTGIMNVFGVGDKDVDAAFARLAKSDAQSSGAAAKDLTDVIVRKALALPVASTDTIVMYNNKLRGVEFAVGTAQLTSNVTWASN; encoded by the coding sequence ATGAAGAGAAGAACCGTCCTCCACTCCTCGATCGGCGTGGTGACCGCGCTCGCGCTCGCCGCCTGCAGTGCCGGCAACAGCAACACCGGCGACAACGGCAGCGCAGGCCCTGCGGACCTGACCATCGCGTTGAATTCGGCACCCAACAGCCTGGACCCCGCCCAGGCCGCTGTGGGGCCCGGCCTGAACTACACGGACCCGGCCTACGCCACGCTGCTGAGCCGCAAGGCCGACGGCACCCTGGCGGCCGGACTGGCGGACAAGTGGGGTTATGTGGGCAGCGGGAACACCAAGTTCCGGCTCAGCCTGCGTAAGGGGGCGAAGTTCGCCGACGGCACGCCGATCACCGCCGACGACGTCGTCAACTCGATCAAGTATTTCCAGAAGGGCAGCGGACCCGCCGGGTCCTACTTCCGTCCCCTGACCTTCTCGACGCCGGACAACTCGACCCTGGTGGCCAGCAGCCCGACGCCGTACCCCGACATGGGCGCCCTGTTCACACCCGAGTTCCTGGGCGGCGCGATCATCAGCCCCGCGGGGCTGAAGAACCCGAAGAAGTTGGCCTCCACGACCTTCGGCGCCGGGCCGTACGTCCTCAGCGCCCAGCAGTCAGTCTCCGGCGACCACTACGTCTACCTTCCGAACAAGAACTTCTACGACCAGTCCGCCATCCACTTCAAGAAGATCACCGTCCGGGTGATGCCGAACGTCAACTCGCAGGCGCAGGCCCTGAAGTCCGGGCAGATCGACGTCATGTACGGCACCCCGGACGTGGCGCCGACCGTCGCGGACGTCTCGTCGCTCACCACGATCAAGAGCCCCACCACCTGGGCCGGCCTGTTCCTCCTGGACCGTGAGGGCACCGTCGTCAAGGGACTGCGCGACGAGCGGGTGCGTCAGGCGCTGAACTTCGCCATCGACCGAGCCGCGATCACCAAGGCGGTCTACGGCGACTACGGGAAGCCGCTCTCCCAGCCGGCGATGCCCGGCTACGACGGCTACAGCCCCGCGTCCGCGGATGCGTATCCCTATGACCCGGCCAAGGCCAAGCAGCTACTGAAGGCGGCGGGATACAAGAACGGGCTGACCATCCCGGTGAACTACGGGTCGTTCGACCCCTCGACGACCAAGATGCTCCAAGCCGTGCAGGATCAGCTCGCCAAGGTGGGTGTGACTCTGAAGCTGAAGGCCGCCGCCAACTTCGGTGGCTGGGTCAACGACCTGCTGTCGAAGAAGTACGCGGCCACCGTACTCACGCCCGGCCAGGGTGGTGGTGCGAACTTCTACGCACAGCAGGCGGGCTTCGCAAAGACGGGCATCATGAACGTCTTCGGTGTGGGCGACAAGGACGTCGATGCCGCGTTCGCCCGGCTCGCCAAGTCGGACGCCCAGTCCAGCGGCGCGGCGGCGAAGGATCTCACCGATGTGATCGTGCGGAAGGCGCTCGCGCTGCCGGTGGCCTCCACCGACACGATCGTCATGTACAACAACAAGCTGCGCGGGGTGGAGTTCGCGGTGGGCACCGCCCAGCTGACCTCGAACGTCACCTGGGCCTCTAACTGA
- a CDS encoding LacI family DNA-binding transcriptional regulator codes for MTSADVAREAGVSRATVSFVLNDTPHQKIPEATRQRVRDAAARLGYAPSAAARSLRKGRSDIVLGLLPDWPIEHVLGRLVQQLTNAFAEHELTFLVHSSTHSARPMREVWKALTPAAVLALDEFPEAEADAMRTAGVELVMAVHGSIRGPHRPPLVSEEPIGTAQARYLAHAHRRLGYAYPDLDRLGVLAQPRLDGVRKVCVELGLPEPDVRTIPFGPDGAVEAVKAWLAADPPVTGICAFNDEVALAVLVALRSLGLRAPHDLAVIGVDDIPGAALAQPPLTTIVRDTDALARGLASRVVDALDGKQVPADPVQGPLRVEGRVSA; via the coding sequence GTGACCAGCGCGGATGTCGCGCGCGAGGCCGGGGTCTCCCGCGCGACGGTGAGCTTCGTCCTCAACGACACACCCCACCAGAAGATCCCCGAGGCCACGCGTCAGCGCGTGCGGGATGCGGCCGCTCGGCTCGGCTACGCTCCGTCGGCCGCAGCGCGCTCGCTGCGCAAGGGGCGCTCGGACATCGTGCTCGGGCTGCTGCCGGACTGGCCGATCGAGCACGTCCTCGGACGACTCGTCCAGCAGCTGACCAATGCCTTCGCCGAGCACGAACTCACTTTCCTAGTGCACTCATCGACCCACTCCGCCCGGCCCATGCGGGAGGTTTGGAAAGCCCTGACACCAGCAGCGGTTCTGGCACTGGACGAGTTCCCCGAAGCAGAGGCCGACGCGATGCGGACAGCGGGAGTCGAGCTGGTCATGGCGGTGCACGGCTCGATCCGGGGTCCGCACCGGCCTCCGCTCGTATCGGAGGAACCGATCGGAACGGCGCAGGCCCGCTACCTGGCCCACGCACACCGACGGCTCGGCTACGCCTACCCGGACCTGGATCGACTCGGCGTCCTGGCCCAGCCACGGCTGGACGGTGTGCGCAAGGTGTGCGTCGAACTGGGCCTTCCGGAGCCGGATGTTCGCACGATTCCCTTTGGCCCGGACGGTGCCGTGGAAGCGGTGAAGGCATGGCTGGCCGCCGACCCGCCGGTGACCGGGATCTGCGCTTTCAATGACGAAGTCGCCCTGGCTGTCCTGGTCGCCCTACGGTCCCTGGGGCTGCGGGCCCCGCATGACCTGGCCGTGATCGGCGTCGACGACATACCTGGTGCGGCGCTGGCACAGCCACCGCTCACCACGATCGTCCGTGACACCGACGCCCTCGCACGGGGCCTGGCCAGCCGCGTCGTCGACGCCCTCGACGGGAAGCAGGTCCCCGCTGATCCCGTTCAGGGCCCGCTTCGTGTTGAGGGCCGGGTATCCGCCTGA
- a CDS encoding alpha/beta hydrolase: protein MIRHHDFTHNGLTLRSTVHIPEGPAGTRWPTVVFVHGFTSNRLELPNFVAMSRLLEGNGIASVRFDLSGHGESDGDFFDVTITGEIAETRAVLQSVRAFDFVDLERIGLVGMSMGGVVAGIVAAEESGIGALCLWSPAAVAPFEIGRGYFKGRSLAAEIKEKGYFDADGHRMSPAFVEDIAGLDVYGRSSRYTGPVHILHGDKDDIAPLEYLRRYLDHYDGNAELQVVEGADHAWGTVPHRTTLHQSTLRFLRRHLQS, encoded by the coding sequence GTGATCCGTCATCACGACTTCACCCACAACGGCTTGACACTGCGCTCCACTGTGCATATCCCCGAGGGGCCGGCCGGGACCCGCTGGCCGACCGTGGTGTTCGTGCACGGTTTCACCTCCAACCGGCTCGAACTTCCCAACTTCGTCGCCATGTCCCGGCTGCTGGAAGGTAACGGCATCGCCTCGGTCCGTTTCGACCTCTCGGGCCACGGCGAGAGCGACGGCGACTTCTTCGACGTCACCATCACCGGCGAGATCGCCGAAACCCGGGCAGTGCTCCAATCGGTCCGTGCCTTCGACTTCGTCGACCTCGAGCGGATCGGCCTGGTCGGTATGAGCATGGGAGGGGTGGTCGCCGGGATCGTCGCAGCCGAGGAGTCGGGTATCGGCGCGCTGTGCCTCTGGTCTCCGGCAGCGGTCGCCCCCTTCGAGATCGGCAGGGGCTACTTTAAAGGCCGCAGCCTCGCGGCGGAGATCAAGGAGAAGGGTTACTTCGACGCCGACGGGCACCGGATGAGTCCCGCCTTCGTCGAGGACATCGCCGGCCTTGACGTCTACGGGCGGTCCAGCCGGTACACCGGCCCGGTCCACATCCTGCACGGCGACAAGGACGACATCGCTCCTCTCGAATACCTCCGCCGCTACCTGGACCACTACGACGGCAACGCGGAGCTCCAGGTCGTCGAGGGCGCGGACCACGCCTGGGGCACCGTCCCGCACCGCACCACGTTGCACCAGTCCACCCTGCGATTCCTGCGAAGGCACCTCCAGTCATGA
- a CDS encoding family 78 glycoside hydrolase catalytic domain: protein MTTPSFKPFRTTDATTTVTGLCTADDSGLVATPYPVPRLSWSLTSDRSGVLQHAYEIQVSADRSFGDATSSGAVRSDVVVDHPWPAEPLRSREVRHWRVRVRTERGWTAWSEPARVEAALLDDTEWTAYPVHLPSDQGRPSLGLVPLFRREFDLPAEPVSARLYVTAMGVHRTTINGRRVSDDLLEPGWTSYPNRLLYATYDVTHLLVPGRNAVSAAVGDGWYRGHLTWHKNRNVYGDTSALLAQLEVTLADGSAVTVVTDENWRGGYGDLRAADLYDGCERDLRQEPHGWQLPGFDDHGWERAAALALPTGLTQRTHPPVRVVQVIQPDQRTLPDGTIAVDAGENITGWLRLRAEGPAGSTVTVRHAEVLDGDGRLLTSVLRGARATDQYTLASGTTDLEPKFTFHGFRYAEIETSPGVTVEHAEVAVVASDLRRIGDFHCSDERVNTLFANVVRSQRGNFLAVPTDCPQRDERLGWTGDIMAFAPTACATFDSRSFLDSWLTDLGIEQRPDGAVPMVIPDVDLGELPPSDLPFAGSAAGWGDAATVVPVALFDAYGHRSLLGRHYAAMRAWVEFTVGCLDKDGTWSGNAQLGDWLDPSAPPEDPSRATTDSAYVATAFVAHSARLLAEAARELGHSDEADRYAALHRRTAEAAWRKWGDHARTTQTGCALALTFDIAPAAERAAVGEALAALVRASGGRIATGFLGTPFVLPALTATGHTAEAYQLLLNTECPGWLYQVARGATTMWERWDAIRPDGTIDTEKAGTMLSFNHYAYGAVATWLYQSVAGLRPATPGYRTVEIAPRPGDGLTSADASIVTPYGRASVAWSISGNTLTVDVSLPPGTTGRFSAPEGWRCATEAGRLGSGGHRLLLHSGS, encoded by the coding sequence ATGACGACGCCGAGCTTCAAGCCGTTCCGTACGACGGACGCCACAACGACGGTCACCGGGCTGTGCACCGCGGACGACTCCGGTCTCGTGGCCACCCCGTATCCCGTCCCCCGGTTGTCGTGGTCGCTGACGAGCGACCGGTCCGGCGTCCTGCAGCACGCCTACGAGATCCAGGTGTCGGCCGACCGTTCCTTCGGCGACGCGACCTCCAGCGGAGCGGTCCGGTCCGACGTGGTGGTCGATCACCCGTGGCCGGCCGAACCGCTGCGCAGCCGCGAGGTCCGTCACTGGCGCGTCCGCGTCCGCACCGAGCGCGGGTGGACGGCATGGAGCGAACCCGCCCGGGTGGAGGCCGCACTGCTCGATGACACGGAGTGGACGGCCTACCCCGTCCATCTCCCCAGTGACCAGGGCCGCCCCTCCCTCGGCCTGGTGCCGCTGTTCCGCCGGGAGTTCGACCTCCCGGCGGAGCCGGTATCCGCGCGCCTGTACGTCACCGCGATGGGCGTCCACCGAACCACGATCAACGGCCGGCGGGTCTCCGACGACCTGCTGGAACCGGGCTGGACCAGCTACCCCAATCGCCTCCTCTACGCCACCTACGACGTCACCCACCTGCTCGTCCCCGGCCGCAACGCCGTCTCCGCCGCGGTCGGCGACGGCTGGTACCGAGGCCACCTCACCTGGCACAAGAACCGCAACGTCTACGGCGACACCTCGGCACTGCTCGCGCAACTCGAAGTCACTCTGGCCGACGGCAGCGCCGTCACGGTGGTCACCGACGAGAACTGGCGGGGCGGTTACGGCGACCTGCGGGCGGCGGACCTGTATGACGGCTGCGAGCGCGACCTCCGTCAGGAACCGCACGGATGGCAGCTGCCGGGCTTTGACGACCACGGCTGGGAGCGGGCCGCCGCACTCGCCCTGCCCACCGGCCTGACCCAGCGGACCCACCCGCCCGTCCGTGTCGTTCAGGTCATCCAGCCCGATCAACGCACACTGCCCGACGGCACCATCGCCGTCGACGCAGGCGAGAACATCACCGGCTGGCTCCGACTCCGCGCAGAGGGCCCGGCCGGAAGCACCGTCACCGTCCGGCATGCGGAAGTCCTCGACGGCGACGGCCGCCTGCTGACCAGCGTCCTGCGCGGCGCCCGTGCCACCGACCAGTACACCCTGGCCAGCGGCACGACGGACCTGGAGCCGAAGTTCACCTTTCACGGCTTCCGCTACGCCGAGATCGAAACCTCACCAGGCGTCACCGTCGAACACGCCGAGGTGGCCGTCGTGGCCAGCGACCTGCGCCGCATCGGCGACTTCCACTGCTCCGACGAGCGCGTGAACACGCTGTTCGCCAACGTCGTGCGCTCCCAGCGCGGCAACTTCCTCGCCGTACCGACCGACTGCCCGCAACGCGACGAACGACTCGGCTGGACCGGCGACATCATGGCCTTCGCACCGACCGCGTGCGCCACGTTCGACAGCCGATCCTTTCTCGACAGCTGGCTCACCGATCTGGGCATCGAGCAGCGCCCGGACGGCGCGGTCCCGATGGTGATTCCCGACGTGGACCTCGGTGAACTGCCGCCGAGCGACCTGCCGTTCGCCGGCTCCGCGGCGGGCTGGGGCGACGCCGCCACCGTCGTACCGGTCGCCCTCTTCGACGCATACGGCCATCGCAGCCTACTCGGCCGCCACTACGCGGCGATGCGCGCGTGGGTCGAGTTCACCGTTGGCTGTCTGGACAAGGACGGGACCTGGAGCGGCAACGCGCAACTCGGTGACTGGCTCGACCCGTCCGCGCCACCGGAGGACCCGTCCCGCGCCACGACCGACTCCGCCTACGTCGCCACCGCCTTCGTCGCCCACAGTGCCCGGCTCCTCGCCGAGGCGGCCCGCGAACTGGGCCACTCCGATGAGGCCGACCGGTACGCGGCCCTGCACCGCCGTACCGCCGAGGCCGCCTGGCGCAAGTGGGGCGACCACGCACGCACCACCCAGACTGGCTGCGCACTCGCCCTCACTTTCGACATCGCACCCGCCGCCGAACGCGCGGCGGTGGGCGAGGCACTCGCAGCCCTGGTGCGCGCGAGCGGCGGGCGCATCGCCACCGGCTTCCTCGGCACGCCCTTCGTGCTGCCCGCCCTCACCGCCACGGGCCACACGGCCGAGGCCTACCAGCTCCTGCTCAACACTGAGTGCCCAGGCTGGCTCTACCAGGTCGCCCGCGGCGCCACCACCATGTGGGAACGGTGGGACGCCATCCGCCCCGACGGCACCATCGACACCGAGAAGGCCGGCACGATGCTGTCCTTCAACCACTACGCCTACGGTGCCGTCGCCACCTGGCTCTACCAGTCCGTCGCCGGACTACGACCAGCGACTCCCGGCTATCGCACTGTTGAGATCGCTCCCCGCCCTGGAGACGGCCTCACCTCGGCCGACGCCTCCATCGTCACTCCCTACGGCAGGGCATCCGTCGCCTGGTCGATCAGCGGCAACACGCTGACCGTGGACGTCTCGCTGCCACCCGGCACGACCGGACGGTTCAGCGCGCCCGAGGGCTGGCGTTGCGCCACCGAAGCCGGCCGACTCGGATCCGGGGGGCACCGCCTGCTCCTTCACTCCGGCTCCTAG
- a CDS encoding glycoside hydrolase family 3 N-terminal domain-containing protein, translated as MSADIDEHTLREIYFPAFERIVKQARPATVMCAHNKINGTYASESRWLLTQVLRDEWGFDGLSVSD; from the coding sequence GTGAGCGCCGATATCGACGAGCACACCCTGCGGGAGATCTACTTCCCGGCGTTCGAGCGGATCGTGAAGCAGGCGCGCCCGGCGACCGTCATGTGCGCCCACAACAAGATCAACGGCACCTACGCCTCCGAGAGCCGATGGCTGCTCACCCAGGTGTTGCGCGATGAGTGGGGCTTCGACGGTCTGTCGGTCTCCGACTGA
- a CDS encoding response regulator transcription factor, whose protein sequence is MATLSFAEANANAALLGPPIIDGTQRENQVAALAAQGKSNRQIASALALSPRTVEYHIKNTLAKPAFGALAQVAAWWTANQSSTT, encoded by the coding sequence CTGGCCACCCTGTCCTTCGCCGAGGCCAACGCGAACGCTGCCCTGCTGGGTCCGCCCATCATCGACGGTACCCAGCGAGAGAACCAAGTGGCCGCCCTGGCCGCACAGGGCAAGAGCAACCGGCAGATCGCCTCCGCACTCGCGCTCTCTCCGCGCACGGTGGAGTACCACATCAAGAACACCCTGGCCAAGCCCGCCTTCGGAGCCCTGGCCCAGGTCGCCGCCTGGTGGACGGCCAACCAGTCATCCACCACATAG
- a CDS encoding tannase/feruloyl esterase family alpha/beta hydrolase, with the protein MNKHEVKSATSKVISATPDVPAHCQVDLTPARAINIRVVLPLNDADGGKGGTESGAWNGRVLNIGGGGYQGIISDLSFPLQRGEVGSNTDTGHNQAWCNATNPKTGLTNAQPDCGLIGGGFVLDPRGKLLTSQVKDFIDRSEHAQTTWALKLTKTYYGEDARRNYWVGASTGGRQGWQMAQKHGDLYDGFLIGFPAINWNRFPVAEAWPAIVVNELLGAKGLAPAKSDAANAAAVTACDTQDGVKDGVIAEPRRCTFDARNVNSLTPQEAKAVNLIWDGPRDTHGNRLWGGITRGTSFSTLLPGGNNMSPMIDTWLRHWLKQDATYNWRSHLTTDNFPQTFQAAYRKFAGTASTDSTDLTDVRHNKGKILYYVPTNDPLIVPFGSYNYQQRLFDRYGVHNTRSFVRTFYFPNVGHEPPALTGTTPAMSQLLDALQTWTEHGKAPESFNQNDTVAGVQRTICAYPDTPKTTGPNANCQTHTKVPTDLANASRTVIDHP; encoded by the coding sequence GTGAACAAGCATGAGGTCAAGTCGGCGACGTCCAAGGTCATCTCCGCAACACCGGACGTTCCCGCCCACTGCCAGGTCGACCTGACACCCGCGCGCGCGATCAACATCCGGGTCGTGCTCCCCCTCAACGACGCCGACGGCGGCAAGGGCGGAACCGAGTCGGGCGCCTGGAACGGACGCGTCCTCAACATCGGCGGCGGCGGCTACCAGGGCATCATCTCCGACCTCTCCTTCCCACTGCAGCGCGGCGAAGTCGGCTCCAACACCGACACCGGTCACAACCAGGCCTGGTGCAACGCCACCAACCCCAAGACCGGTCTGACCAACGCCCAGCCGGACTGCGGCCTGATCGGCGGCGGCTTCGTCCTCGACCCACGCGGCAAACTCCTGACCTCACAGGTCAAGGACTTCATCGACCGCAGCGAACACGCCCAGACCACCTGGGCCCTCAAACTCACCAAGACCTACTACGGCGAAGACGCCCGCAGGAACTACTGGGTCGGCGCATCAACCGGCGGCCGGCAGGGCTGGCAGATGGCCCAGAAACACGGCGACCTCTACGACGGCTTCCTCATCGGCTTCCCCGCCATCAACTGGAACCGCTTCCCCGTCGCAGAAGCCTGGCCCGCCATCGTCGTCAACGAACTGCTCGGCGCAAAAGGCCTGGCACCTGCCAAAAGCGACGCCGCGAACGCCGCCGCCGTCACCGCCTGCGACACCCAGGACGGCGTGAAAGACGGCGTCATCGCAGAACCCCGCCGCTGCACCTTCGACGCCCGAAACGTCAACAGCCTCACCCCTCAAGAGGCCAAGGCCGTCAACCTCATCTGGGACGGCCCCCGCGACACACACGGCAACCGCCTGTGGGGCGGCATCACCCGCGGAACCTCCTTCTCCACACTCCTGCCCGGCGGCAACAACATGAGCCCGATGATCGACACCTGGCTCCGCCACTGGCTCAAGCAGGACGCCACCTACAACTGGCGCTCCCACCTCACCACCGACAACTTCCCCCAGACCTTCCAAGCCGCCTACCGCAAGTTCGCCGGAACCGCCTCGACCGACAGCACCGACCTGACCGACGTCCGCCACAACAAGGGCAAAATCCTCTACTACGTCCCCACCAACGACCCCCTCATCGTGCCCTTCGGCTCCTACAACTACCAGCAACGCCTCTTCGACCGATACGGCGTCCACAACACCCGCTCCTTCGTGCGCACCTTCTACTTCCCCAACGTCGGCCACGAACCCCCAGCCCTCACCGGCACAACCCCCGCCATGTCCCAGCTCCTCGACGCCCTCCAAACCTGGACCGAACACGGAAAAGCGCCGGAGTCCTTCAACCAGAACGACACCGTCGCGGGCGTCCAGCGAACCATCTGCGCCTACCCCGACACCCCCAAAACCACCGGCCCCAACGCCAACTGCCAAACACACACCAAAGTCCCCACCGACCTCGCCAACGCCTCCCGCACCGTGATCGACCATCCCTAA
- a CDS encoding alpha/beta hydrolase — protein MPAPDNYIFELDENVTRTSVSYQNRFGITIAADLYRLKDFDESRKHQAIVIGAPFGGVKEQGPGIYAQNLALRGFVALTFDPSYNGYSGGEPRHVASPDLFVEDFSAAVDYLGTRPFVDRERIGGIGMCGSGGFLLSAAQVDRRLKAVATVVMYDISRTASKGWQDSLTDEARNGMLDAMAQQRYVDFEGYAPVLTPRGAPIGFDDTTDPIGREFGEFYSTPRGYHPNSITQFTMTSMMSFMNFPLLTHINTISPRPILFVVGEHAHSRYFSEDAYELAAEPKEFHVVPNAGHVDLYDRTNLIPFDTLSEFFTKNLA, from the coding sequence ATGCCAGCCCCGGACAACTACATCTTCGAGCTCGACGAGAACGTCACGCGCACATCGGTGTCGTACCAGAACAGGTTCGGGATCACCATCGCGGCGGACCTCTACCGGCTCAAGGACTTCGACGAGTCACGGAAGCACCAGGCGATCGTCATCGGCGCACCGTTCGGTGGCGTCAAGGAGCAGGGGCCCGGCATCTACGCCCAGAATCTGGCCCTGCGCGGATTCGTGGCCCTCACGTTCGACCCGTCGTACAACGGCTACAGCGGCGGCGAGCCACGTCATGTCGCCTCCCCTGACCTCTTCGTCGAGGACTTCAGCGCAGCGGTGGACTACCTCGGCACACGTCCCTTCGTCGACCGGGAGCGCATCGGCGGGATCGGCATGTGCGGCAGCGGCGGATTTCTGCTCAGCGCCGCACAGGTCGACCGGCGTCTCAAGGCGGTCGCCACCGTCGTCATGTACGACATCTCCCGGACTGCCTCGAAGGGTTGGCAGGATTCGCTCACCGACGAGGCGCGAAACGGCATGCTCGACGCGATGGCACAACAGCGATACGTGGACTTCGAGGGCTATGCCCCCGTGCTGACACCGCGTGGAGCGCCGATCGGGTTCGACGACACAACCGACCCCATCGGCCGCGAGTTCGGCGAGTTCTACTCCACCCCACGGGGCTACCACCCCAACTCGATCACCCAGTTCACGATGACGAGCATGATGTCGTTCATGAACTTCCCGCTGCTCACCCACATCAACACGATCTCGCCACGCCCCATCCTGTTCGTCGTGGGAGAGCACGCGCACTCGCGCTACTTCAGCGAGGACGCCTATGAACTGGCGGCGGAGCCGAAGGAGTTCCACGTGGTCCCGAACGCTGGCCACGTGGACCTCTACGACAGGACGAATCTGATCCCGTTCGACACGCTGTCGGAGTTCTTCACCAAGAACCTCGCGTGA
- a CDS encoding helix-turn-helix transcriptional regulator: MDHREEIREFLISRRAKITPQQAGLPAGSKRRVPGLRRSEVAALADVSVEYYAKVERGNLAGVSPGVLEAIARALQLDDAERAHLLHLAQAADGSDTLARPRRRAAKQWTAHPSLQWTLDAITAGPAFVGNGRMDLLAMNHLARAFYCDLPTAGQRPPNLARYAFLDPAAQRFYADWEQIADQTVAILRVQAGRDPHNRDLHDLVGELSTRSDAFRTRWAGHNVHLHGTGAKRYHHPVVGDLTLSWEGLEMIAAPGLALTIYTAEPGSPSEEGLRLLSSWGATQETASPTPPPTIG; the protein is encoded by the coding sequence GTGGACCATCGTGAAGAGATCCGCGAGTTCCTGATCTCGCGGCGAGCCAAGATCACACCTCAGCAGGCAGGGCTGCCCGCCGGTAGCAAGCGCCGCGTTCCCGGGCTGCGTCGCAGTGAGGTCGCTGCGCTGGCAGACGTCAGCGTCGAGTACTACGCCAAGGTGGAGCGCGGCAATCTCGCCGGCGTGTCCCCGGGCGTACTTGAGGCGATCGCCCGTGCGCTCCAGCTCGACGACGCCGAACGCGCGCACCTGCTCCACCTGGCCCAGGCAGCCGACGGCTCTGACACCCTGGCACGGCCCCGCCGCCGCGCTGCCAAGCAGTGGACCGCGCACCCGAGCCTGCAGTGGACCCTGGACGCCATCACCGCGGGGCCCGCCTTCGTTGGCAACGGCCGTATGGACCTGCTCGCCATGAACCACCTCGCCCGCGCCTTCTACTGCGATCTGCCCACCGCCGGACAGCGGCCACCGAACCTCGCCCGATACGCTTTCCTCGACCCCGCCGCGCAGCGCTTCTACGCGGACTGGGAGCAGATCGCCGACCAGACCGTCGCCATCCTGCGCGTCCAGGCCGGCCGCGACCCCCACAACCGGGACCTTCACGACCTGGTCGGTGAACTGTCCACCCGTAGCGACGCATTCCGCACCCGCTGGGCCGGCCACAACGTCCACCTGCACGGCACGGGAGCAAAGCGGTACCACCATCCGGTCGTCGGCGACCTCACCCTCTCCTGGGAGGGCCTGGAAATGATCGCCGCACCCGGCCTCGCCCTTACCATCTACACCGCCGAGCCGGGCTCACCCTCCGAGGAAGGGCTGCGTCTACTCTCCTCTTGGGGTGCCACCCAGGAAACCGCCTCCCCGACGCCACCGCCCACGATCGGCTGA